A window from Leptospira meyeri encodes these proteins:
- a CDS encoding AraC family transcriptional regulator, with amino-acid sequence MKQFLIWEDFATYQGDAFSTHRHSHFFIQISLPDSGMVELRALDGIWRSYNAVCIPSGVSHEMRGGDGNLTLLYLDPLTTGYQLFYDRSLAANHSAFEVGDVFTEALKQKIRKILESKNIGVRKQLLELININFDKQTNRKLDPRIQKSIQDVALDNFSLTHLAKEASLSVERFRHLFRKETGVPFSAYKLWLKTKKAVDYLANHSHLLNAAYEGGFADQSHFTRIFRRSFGVGPSDFTKKKEPFQAIFFSK; translated from the coding sequence ATGAAACAATTTTTGATTTGGGAAGATTTTGCTACATACCAAGGTGATGCCTTTTCAACTCATAGACACAGTCATTTTTTTATACAGATTAGTTTGCCTGATTCTGGCATGGTTGAATTGCGAGCGTTAGATGGCATATGGAGGTCATACAATGCCGTTTGTATTCCTTCAGGTGTGAGTCACGAAATGAGAGGTGGGGATGGTAACCTGACTCTTCTTTATTTGGATCCACTCACAACAGGTTATCAACTTTTTTATGACAGAAGTTTAGCTGCAAATCATTCAGCTTTTGAAGTAGGTGATGTGTTTACTGAAGCTCTGAAGCAAAAAATTAGAAAAATCTTAGAATCAAAGAATATAGGAGTCCGAAAACAACTTCTAGAACTGATAAATATAAATTTTGATAAACAAACAAATCGAAAATTAGATCCACGCATTCAAAAAAGTATTCAAGATGTTGCGCTTGATAATTTTTCACTTACCCACCTAGCAAAAGAAGCTTCTTTATCTGTCGAACGGTTTCGCCACCTTTTCCGCAAAGAAACAGGTGTTCCCTTTTCTGCCTATAAGCTTTGGTTGAAAACAAAAAAGGCAGTCGACTATTTGGCAAATCATTCGCATTTGTTAAATGCCGCCTATGAAGGTGGTTTTGCCGATCAGTCTCACTTCACTCGTATTTTTCGTCGTTCTTTTGGTGTTGGGCCTTCTGATTTTACAAAAAAGAAAGAACCTTTTCAGGCCATTTTCTTTTCGAAGTAG
- a CDS encoding methyl-accepting chemotaxis protein, with protein MNQNQLIKKLTIAIEAPLYLLIFPYFINFCLFASRFDATTLIQLAILGSLLSLIPLVIGISLRYRRLKRLLAYSNQTDGKTLEVLKKGLLEHPHWEGKVILIRWVTSIFGFSFMAATVLDLPWKEILALPYACVMLSPIIYLAFYFQTEVNLSPVLKVKELSSVLLDETKIRVFGVFQRNLFTMIAVALLPMLTFGYYLFLILLTEFRSPYWFYQMPIVFVMMVVIIIYAAYVGSKSLKEDIGNLNHSIEKLSNGELSETIPQLSATNLSHTITKLNLFMESLRHYFQTAKGEAISLLSTSRLILDKGSVIDSQVSAEKNKLDSTFESVNQIQNLSRATYDRVLSQKDKTNYLASELTRVTDEMTDLSIKADGLAQNTIHSIGTIQVAKDAIQSAYEKVEVMNQMSENIKETISIVEGISDRVNLLSLNASIEAARAGSMGRGFAVVAGEVSRLADETARNIEEIKKVVKLSQVASKESLESMKKIISTNEDVKLKFEEISKVVQMFGRTSETSSENVKSLKDLVAQFQRDAEQITEEMKLQTGYTEESNTNLQELWENHSKISTTFGEISEEANRLQTVSDSMEKIVSRFRF; from the coding sequence ATGAACCAGAATCAACTCATCAAAAAATTGACAATTGCAATTGAAGCTCCTCTCTACTTGCTGATTTTTCCTTATTTTATAAACTTTTGTTTGTTCGCTTCACGTTTTGATGCAACAACTCTCATCCAACTTGCCATTCTTGGTTCTCTGCTTTCCCTTATTCCGTTGGTCATTGGTATTTCTTTGCGGTATCGTAGGTTGAAACGACTGTTAGCTTATTCGAATCAGACGGATGGGAAAACGTTAGAGGTTTTGAAAAAAGGTCTTTTGGAACATCCGCATTGGGAAGGCAAAGTCATCCTTATTCGCTGGGTTACTTCTATTTTTGGGTTTTCTTTTATGGCTGCAACTGTATTGGATCTTCCTTGGAAAGAGATTTTGGCATTGCCTTATGCATGTGTGATGTTATCTCCCATCATATATTTGGCGTTTTATTTTCAAACTGAAGTGAATCTTAGCCCCGTTCTTAAAGTTAAGGAATTGTCTTCCGTTCTTTTGGATGAAACGAAAATTCGAGTTTTTGGTGTATTCCAACGAAATCTTTTCACTATGATTGCGGTTGCTTTGTTACCAATGTTAACTTTCGGATATTATTTGTTTTTGATTTTATTAACTGAGTTTCGTTCTCCTTATTGGTTTTACCAAATGCCAATTGTTTTTGTGATGATGGTAGTGATTATCATCTATGCCGCTTATGTAGGTAGTAAATCTCTTAAAGAAGATATTGGCAATTTAAACCATTCGATAGAAAAACTATCAAATGGGGAATTATCGGAAACCATCCCACAGCTTTCAGCCACAAACTTGAGTCATACGATTACCAAGTTAAACTTATTCATGGAGTCCTTACGTCATTATTTTCAAACCGCAAAAGGAGAGGCTATTTCTCTCCTTTCCACTTCCAGATTAATTTTAGATAAAGGCAGTGTGATCGACTCTCAGGTAAGTGCTGAAAAAAATAAACTGGACTCGACTTTTGAATCAGTCAACCAAATCCAAAATTTATCCCGAGCCACGTATGATCGAGTTCTATCTCAAAAAGATAAAACTAACTATTTAGCGAGTGAACTCACACGTGTCACAGATGAAATGACCGATCTTTCCATAAAAGCGGATGGTTTGGCACAAAATACAATTCATTCCATTGGAACCATTCAAGTGGCAAAGGATGCCATCCAATCTGCTTATGAAAAGGTGGAAGTCATGAATCAAATGAGTGAAAATATTAAAGAAACTATTTCCATTGTTGAGGGTATTTCTGACCGAGTGAATTTACTTTCCTTAAATGCATCCATTGAAGCCGCGCGTGCTGGTTCAATGGGAAGGGGATTTGCAGTTGTTGCTGGTGAAGTTTCGCGGCTTGCCGATGAAACAGCAAGGAACATAGAGGAAATTAAAAAAGTTGTGAAGTTATCGCAAGTTGCTTCCAAAGAGAGTTTGGAATCCATGAAGAAAATTATCTCTACCAACGAAGATGTGAAGTTAAAGTTTGAAGAAATTTCGAAAGTGGTGCAGATGTTTGGACGGACAAGTGAAACGAGTTCTGAGAATGTAAAGTCTTTAAAGGACCTTGTGGCCCAATTCCAACGGGATGCCGAACAAATTACCGAAGAAATGAAACTACAAACAGGATATACAGAAGAGTCGAATACGAATTTGCAAGAGTTATGGGAAAACCATTCAAAAATTTCTACAACCTTTGGTGAAATTTCTGAAGAAGCAAATCGTCTACAGACTGTATCGGATTCCATGGAAAAGATTGTTTCTCGGTTTCGATTTTAA
- a CDS encoding NAD(P)/FAD-dependent oxidoreductase, whose product MKPKIIILGAGYAGIMAANRLDKQLDEVEINLISESNMFQERIRNHETAIQDKRKQIQIKDLLRTRVRFLQSRITNILPKEKSVLLEGLSEPLSYDYLILCLGSTGIHGKSNLENSIQSKEAVSKFLKDSKQREIQNLCIIGGGLTGIEMATEWKHYHPNSSVTIVDRNEWGTSFSSKAKDYLQSYLSRNQIQILDKVRIDTILENEIIFQNKTKLSFDALLNCSGFQCSSLPKQAGFPTNERNQVYVDPFLRSIGHPEVFVAGDLAYLENSYLRMGCVTALPMGAYIADHLANLIRGKNISPFSFQFFGRCISLGRNEGLIQFTYNDDKPKEKIIKGKWGARIKEMVNRFTIFSLKMEKILPFRFYFWPKGNPIKMEKKLQKNPIPIGV is encoded by the coding sequence ATGAAACCAAAAATTATCATATTAGGAGCCGGTTATGCAGGAATTATGGCTGCAAATCGATTGGACAAACAATTGGATGAGGTCGAAATTAATTTAATCTCCGAATCTAACATGTTCCAAGAAAGAATTCGAAATCATGAAACTGCCATCCAAGACAAGAGAAAACAAATTCAAATCAAAGACCTGCTTAGAACAAGAGTTAGATTTTTACAGTCAAGAATCACCAATATCTTACCAAAAGAAAAATCTGTTTTACTCGAAGGTTTATCAGAACCACTCTCCTATGATTATCTTATTCTTTGTCTAGGTAGCACCGGAATCCATGGAAAATCCAATCTTGAAAATTCCATTCAATCGAAGGAAGCTGTTTCCAAGTTTTTGAAAGATTCAAAACAAAGAGAAATACAAAATCTATGTATCATTGGAGGGGGACTGACTGGAATCGAAATGGCCACCGAATGGAAGCACTACCACCCCAACTCTTCCGTAACAATCGTTGATCGAAACGAATGGGGAACTTCCTTTTCCTCAAAAGCAAAGGATTATTTACAATCCTATTTGTCCAGGAACCAAATCCAAATCTTAGATAAAGTGAGGATAGATACGATTCTGGAAAATGAAATCATCTTTCAAAACAAAACCAAACTTTCGTTCGATGCCCTTCTAAACTGCAGTGGATTTCAATGTTCATCCCTTCCCAAACAAGCAGGTTTCCCAACAAACGAAAGAAACCAAGTGTATGTAGATCCATTCCTGAGATCCATCGGACATCCTGAAGTTTTTGTTGCTGGTGATTTAGCTTATTTAGAGAATTCTTATTTAAGAATGGGTTGTGTGACAGCTTTACCGATGGGGGCATATATTGCGGATCACCTCGCAAACCTCATTCGAGGAAAAAACATTTCCCCTTTTTCATTTCAGTTTTTTGGAAGATGCATATCTTTGGGTAGAAATGAAGGACTCATTCAGTTTACTTACAACGATGATAAACCGAAAGAAAAAATCATCAAAGGGAAATGGGGAGCTCGTATCAAAGAAATGGTAAACCGTTTTACAATCTTTTCATTAAAGATGGAAAAAATCCTCCCTTTCCGATTCTATTTTTGGCCTAAAGGAAATCCAATTAAGATGGAAAAAAAATTACAGAAGAACCCAATCCCTATCGGAGTTTGA
- a CDS encoding methyl-accepting chemotaxis protein: MIFIFLVLNLVLGPVFYLVYQSAKNQIVNLGGELFKTLATDSVAVIDLLNEDVKAGKISLVDAQEMARIYILGPKGSDGVRDLSKGKMSAKLDMRVWASHPNGVFTMNPFNIEGVNLWDYQVDGKYTVRDTWSNKERTGRIVYELWQEGDEPTHSWIAYQIYYEPWDWIVGSGGREAIFYEERLKSLSYLFLFGAIFASAISLVFSYFFAAIFARKINHVKSLIGKAREGDLTSKSNQLYKDEIGSLLTDFDQMTNSLRTMIQVVSQSSNEVLKSADQLIESAKGSANVAATISESMTTVRSNSNTQLEAFSENKSAVEENTLAIAKIAEATYVVSELSNGVLEKVEEGQDIVKKTIHQMEIINSSVNGISSSINTLGANSKAIGQIVETINQIASQTNLLALNAAIEAARAGEEGKGFAVVADEVRKLAERSERATKQISVIIDEIQKNTLESIQMMEKGNQDVGVGVEMVNVVGNTFQSIISAIKKVNDEIHGVSSTTEEISASTEELNANTVQLIELTNMINENTKEVSVSSDSQLSEVSAVKEAANRLSELAKTLNEEIRKFKI, translated from the coding sequence ATGATCTTCATTTTTTTGGTTCTCAACTTAGTACTTGGCCCAGTTTTTTATCTCGTCTATCAGTCTGCTAAAAACCAAATCGTAAATCTTGGTGGAGAGTTATTTAAAACTCTGGCAACAGATTCGGTAGCTGTTATCGATTTGTTGAATGAAGATGTTAAGGCTGGGAAAATAAGTTTAGTGGATGCCCAAGAAATGGCAAGGATCTATATTTTGGGTCCTAAAGGTTCTGATGGAGTCCGTGATTTGTCCAAAGGAAAAATGTCTGCCAAATTGGATATGAGAGTTTGGGCTTCTCATCCGAATGGTGTTTTTACAATGAACCCTTTCAACATTGAAGGTGTTAATCTTTGGGATTACCAAGTAGATGGAAAGTATACGGTTCGCGACACTTGGTCCAATAAGGAAAGAACCGGGAGAATCGTATATGAATTATGGCAAGAGGGGGACGAACCAACTCATTCTTGGATTGCCTATCAGATCTATTATGAACCTTGGGATTGGATTGTTGGTTCTGGCGGAAGAGAGGCCATTTTTTACGAAGAGCGCCTTAAATCCCTTTCTTACTTATTTCTCTTCGGTGCTATATTTGCATCTGCCATTTCGTTAGTTTTTTCCTATTTTTTTGCAGCTATTTTTGCGAGAAAAATTAACCATGTGAAGTCACTCATCGGAAAAGCGAGAGAAGGGGATCTAACTTCAAAATCGAATCAACTATATAAAGATGAAATTGGATCACTACTGACTGATTTTGATCAAATGACAAATAGTTTACGAACGATGATTCAGGTGGTTTCACAATCCTCAAATGAAGTTTTGAAATCTGCAGATCAGCTGATCGAAAGTGCAAAAGGTTCTGCTAATGTAGCTGCTACGATTTCAGAATCAATGACTACTGTGCGAAGCAATTCAAATACTCAATTGGAAGCTTTTTCTGAAAACAAATCGGCAGTCGAAGAAAATACTCTTGCGATTGCGAAAATTGCGGAGGCGACGTATGTGGTTTCAGAACTGTCAAATGGAGTTTTGGAAAAAGTAGAGGAAGGTCAGGATATTGTTAAGAAAACAATACATCAGATGGAGATTATTAATTCTTCGGTAAATGGAATTTCTTCCAGTATCAACACTCTTGGTGCAAACTCTAAGGCAATTGGACAAATCGTTGAAACGATCAATCAGATTGCTAGCCAAACAAACTTACTGGCTCTCAATGCAGCAATCGAAGCGGCTCGGGCAGGAGAGGAAGGAAAGGGTTTTGCTGTGGTTGCTGATGAAGTTAGAAAATTAGCAGAACGATCAGAAAGAGCCACTAAACAAATTTCTGTGATCATTGATGAAATCCAAAAAAACACACTTGAGTCAATCCAGATGATGGAAAAAGGAAATCAAGATGTGGGGGTTGGAGTGGAAATGGTGAATGTTGTTGGAAATACCTTTCAATCAATTATATCTGCCATTAAAAAAGTAAATGATGAAATTCATGGTGTTTCCTCCACAACAGAAGAGATTTCGGCTAGTACCGAAGAGCTTAACGCAAACACGGTTCAATTGATTGAGTTAACTAACATGATCAATGAAAATACAAAAGAAGTTTCTGTTTCTTCGGATTCTCAGCTATCAGAAGTATCTGCCGTAAAAGAAGCTGCGAATCGATTAAGTGAACTTGCAAAGACTTTAAACGAGGAAATACGGAAGTTCAAAATTTGA
- a CDS encoding metallophosphoesterase, translating to MKAFFLFLSVLTSLLGFIYYYSTFRLISGLSLNGPVVSVILLGIGALVLLVPLTYTFSRISKREKTQTIFAYITFTNFGFFSILFTLVLFMDFLRWVDLGIITQYSQVLFSSLVHFGFPLDGITEVKNFSLAFSTIVAATALSSLGFFNAHVRLQYKRVSVPVKDLHPDLVGFKIVQISDVHIGPTIKEKFLQRVVKRINQESPDAVVITGDLVDGPASTLKQHLKPLASIQAKYGTFYVTGNHEYYSGVLSWLPEIQNLGVKILLNQNQILTVGKAKLLMAGVTDLTAGRMIKSHQTDPKRAMIGGENCDYKILLAHQPNSIYEANEAGFQLQISGHTHGGQFFPGNILIYFAQKFVSGLHQYKNSLIYVSRGTGYWGPPFRLGAPSEISILKLEVI from the coding sequence TTGAAAGCATTCTTCCTATTTTTGTCCGTTCTCACATCGCTACTCGGATTTATCTATTATTATTCTACCTTTCGATTGATCTCAGGACTTTCACTGAATGGACCCGTGGTTTCCGTGATTTTATTAGGAATTGGAGCTTTGGTTTTGCTTGTGCCACTGACCTATACCTTTAGTCGGATCTCCAAACGGGAAAAAACACAAACAATCTTTGCTTATATCACCTTTACCAACTTTGGTTTTTTTTCCATCCTCTTTACTTTGGTACTTTTTATGGATTTTTTGCGTTGGGTGGATTTGGGAATTATCACTCAATATTCACAAGTTTTGTTTTCTAGTTTAGTTCATTTTGGATTTCCGTTGGATGGAATTACTGAAGTCAAAAACTTTAGTTTGGCTTTTTCAACCATTGTTGCCGCAACGGCTCTCAGTTCTCTTGGATTTTTTAATGCACACGTTCGATTGCAATACAAACGAGTGTCAGTTCCTGTTAAAGATTTACACCCTGACTTGGTCGGTTTTAAGATTGTCCAAATTTCGGATGTTCATATTGGACCCACTATCAAAGAAAAATTTTTGCAAAGAGTTGTGAAAAGGATTAACCAAGAATCCCCTGATGCAGTTGTGATTACCGGCGATTTAGTGGATGGTCCTGCTTCCACATTAAAACAACATCTGAAACCACTTGCCTCTATTCAGGCAAAATACGGCACTTTCTATGTAACGGGAAACCATGAATACTATTCTGGTGTTCTTTCTTGGTTGCCTGAGATTCAAAACTTAGGAGTTAAAATCTTACTCAACCAAAATCAAATTCTTACTGTAGGAAAAGCAAAATTATTAATGGCAGGAGTTACGGATCTAACCGCTGGTAGAATGATTAAATCTCACCAAACAGATCCTAAACGAGCAATGATTGGTGGTGAAAATTGTGACTATAAAATTTTATTAGCACACCAACCCAATAGTATTTACGAAGCAAACGAAGCTGGCTTTCAGTTGCAAATATCTGGACACACCCATGGAGGACAATTTTTCCCGGGTAATATTCTGATTTATTTTGCACAGAAATTTGTTTCAGGCTTACATCAATATAAAAACTCCTTAATTTATGTTAGTCGAGGAACCGGATATTGGGGCCCTCCGTTTCGATTGGGAGCCCCTTCTGAAATTTCCATTTTAAAACTCGAAGTCATATAA
- a CDS encoding sigma-70 family RNA polymerase sigma factor, whose amino-acid sequence MNEIELFLKWKHYLFSIAYRITGSYADAEDIVQESYLRWLSAKKENIQNEKSYLGSIAARLAFDLLKKASRKKESYIGPFLPEPIPETVESMDDERINFAFLVILETLNPTERAVFILRELFDFSYEEIGEIIGKTPDNSRQIFSRARLAIQSRKKKFEPDLKLHSKLLLEFSFACYHQDTQSLTKLLCEDVIAYSDGGGKVHAARIPIPGIQRVVTLLKKTTEKKAKSTEFYFGYANGSPALVGYSDDVPSFVQIFTIQNKQIDTIFNLVNPDKLKGFQNKENLIKLGYLRKVSWIVWVLFHIRRWFLSSY is encoded by the coding sequence ATGAATGAAATCGAATTATTTTTAAAATGGAAACATTATCTTTTTTCAATCGCATACCGAATTACAGGAAGTTATGCGGATGCAGAAGACATTGTACAGGAGAGTTATCTTAGATGGCTCTCCGCCAAAAAAGAAAATATTCAAAATGAAAAATCCTATTTGGGAAGTATTGCGGCAAGACTTGCTTTTGATCTTTTAAAAAAAGCTTCCAGAAAAAAAGAATCCTACATTGGACCTTTTTTACCAGAACCAATTCCGGAAACTGTGGAATCAATGGATGATGAAAGAATCAACTTTGCATTTCTTGTCATTCTCGAAACACTAAATCCAACAGAAAGGGCAGTATTCATATTACGAGAGTTATTCGACTTTTCTTATGAAGAAATCGGAGAAATTATAGGAAAAACTCCTGATAATAGTAGGCAAATCTTTAGCCGTGCGCGTTTGGCGATCCAATCGAGAAAAAAGAAATTTGAACCGGATCTAAAACTACATTCGAAACTTTTACTTGAATTTAGTTTTGCCTGTTACCACCAAGACACTCAATCTCTAACCAAACTTTTATGTGAAGATGTCATTGCCTATTCCGATGGAGGTGGCAAAGTTCATGCTGCAAGAATCCCAATTCCAGGAATCCAAAGAGTTGTTACATTATTAAAAAAGACGACAGAGAAAAAAGCAAAATCAACAGAATTCTATTTTGGGTATGCCAACGGTTCACCAGCACTTGTTGGATATTCGGACGATGTTCCAAGTTTTGTTCAAATTTTTACAATCCAAAACAAACAAATCGACACCATCTTTAATTTAGTAAATCCTGATAAACTAAAAGGATTTCAAAACAAAGAAAATCTAATTAAACTGGGGTATCTACGGAAAGTAAGTTGGATTGTATGGGTCCTTTTCCACATAAGGCGGTGGTTCCTCTCTAGTTATTAA
- a CDS encoding malate:quinone oxidoreductase, which translates to MKEKDIVRTKSDVILIGAGIMSATLGVLLKELAPHLTITVLERLDAAARESSNAWNNAGTGHSAFCELNYTIENEDGSIQTKKALQIAEWFEISKEFWGYLSGTKRILDADEFIHSIPHYSFVWGEENVSFLKKRYEALKKYELFKDLIYTDDTETLTEWLPLVMSGRDLSEPLAATKMELGTDVNFGTLTRAMFRYLESFPDVHVNYFEDVKDLERSKNGLWHLTSNNIQTHEKEHHEAKFVFIGAGGGSLPLLEKSDIPEASGFGGFPVSGQWLRCRNRDVIKQHFAKVYGKANVGSPPMSVPHLDTRIIEGKKELLFGPFAGFTTKFLKKGSYLDLVKSLEFDNIFPMLSAGMHNLPLTKYLIGQAMQSHEDRIDALREYFPEVKSEDWELVIAGQRVQVIKKDEEEGGVLEFGTEVVSAKDGSLAALLGASPGASTSVSIMLEVLSDCFPKEMSSDEWKSKLKIMIPSYGESMKDNSEVCLVSRRKTAELLELNQTEKTNVGFKR; encoded by the coding sequence ATGAAAGAAAAAGATATAGTTAGAACGAAGTCGGATGTAATTTTAATTGGCGCCGGGATTATGAGTGCCACTCTCGGAGTTCTTTTAAAAGAGCTTGCACCTCACCTAACAATCACTGTTTTGGAACGATTAGATGCTGCAGCAAGGGAAAGTTCTAATGCTTGGAATAACGCCGGAACAGGACACTCTGCATTTTGTGAATTGAATTATACAATCGAAAATGAAGATGGTTCGATCCAAACAAAAAAAGCTCTCCAAATTGCAGAGTGGTTTGAAATTTCGAAAGAATTCTGGGGTTATTTATCTGGCACCAAACGAATTTTAGATGCAGATGAATTCATTCACTCCATTCCACATTACAGTTTTGTTTGGGGAGAGGAAAATGTATCTTTTCTTAAAAAACGCTACGAAGCATTAAAAAAATACGAACTCTTTAAGGATCTCATTTATACAGACGATACGGAAACTTTAACCGAATGGCTTCCTCTTGTTATGTCGGGTCGTGATCTTTCAGAACCACTTGCCGCTACCAAAATGGAATTAGGAACCGATGTCAACTTCGGCACCTTAACAAGAGCCATGTTTCGTTATTTAGAAAGTTTTCCAGATGTTCATGTAAATTATTTTGAAGATGTAAAAGATTTAGAACGAAGTAAAAATGGGTTATGGCACCTAACATCAAATAATATTCAAACCCATGAAAAAGAACACCATGAAGCCAAATTTGTATTTATTGGTGCCGGTGGCGGTAGCCTCCCACTCTTAGAAAAATCGGATATCCCTGAGGCTTCTGGCTTCGGTGGATTTCCTGTTAGTGGGCAATGGTTGCGTTGCCGCAATAGAGATGTCATCAAACAACATTTTGCAAAAGTGTATGGTAAAGCGAATGTAGGTTCTCCACCAATGTCCGTTCCCCATTTAGATACAAGAATCATAGAAGGAAAAAAAGAATTATTATTTGGGCCATTTGCTGGCTTTACGACAAAGTTTCTAAAAAAAGGGTCTTATTTGGATTTAGTTAAATCATTGGAGTTTGACAATATCTTTCCTATGTTATCTGCGGGGATGCACAACCTTCCATTGACTAAGTATCTTATCGGCCAAGCCATGCAGTCACATGAAGATCGTATCGATGCATTAAGAGAATACTTTCCTGAAGTAAAGTCAGAAGATTGGGAATTGGTGATAGCAGGACAAAGGGTACAGGTCATCAAAAAAGATGAAGAAGAAGGTGGGGTTTTGGAATTTGGAACAGAAGTAGTTTCAGCAAAAGACGGATCTCTTGCCGCATTACTCGGAGCGAGTCCCGGCGCATCCACTTCCGTTTCAATTATGTTAGAAGTCTTATCAGATTGTTTTCCGAAAGAAATGTCATCCGACGAGTGGAAATCAAAACTCAAGATAATGATTCCAAGTTATGGTGAATCCATGAAAGATAACTCGGAAGTTTGTTTGGTGAGCCGTAGAAAAACTGCAGAACTTTTGGAACTAAACCAAACAGAAAAAACCAATGTTGGTTTCAAAAGGTAA
- a CDS encoding OmpA family protein — protein MQKMNWIHYLAYSGIVFLFPVLSVTAEGFERGKLIFYGNGAFGIGENSGTMEKNVEKTNFPNFLALNSPYADNLSTYINYYTLSAVNQHRTELSSHFGELGFEYGLFRFFGIGLSVSDQVIRASNFRSVDERQIIIYALSASNYSTLLTRLNQGDIYDTAVQKRRDVFHSTSGDLNLFFHFQPNDPMDPYIRVGGGAGYERLFGGGTNRIFGAVGLRYHFDSHFFVNAELEHSNVYIVNYSAPSSGHRNKGNFEETYYKIGLGVSFSTLGDVKPALETKPNSVIDFVGSEIPIQSKEPIVESKLERFVFLASEIFDLPTSRIHLEGRARLDAIARSLENEYKDYDVLVITYTSPFREDVPGNYENYDLGFERSQAISRILRDKGVSPRRIIDSTQGSSLYTVESKEKVVIELRKKVK, from the coding sequence ATGCAGAAAATGAATTGGATACATTATCTTGCCTATTCTGGAATTGTTTTTCTTTTCCCGGTTTTGTCGGTAACAGCAGAAGGGTTTGAACGTGGGAAATTAATTTTCTATGGAAATGGCGCTTTTGGGATCGGTGAAAATTCGGGAACTATGGAAAAGAATGTAGAAAAGACAAATTTTCCCAATTTTCTAGCATTAAACTCTCCTTATGCGGATAACCTCTCCACTTATATCAATTATTATACTTTAAGTGCGGTGAATCAACATAGAACTGAACTTTCTAGTCATTTCGGTGAATTGGGTTTTGAATATGGATTGTTTCGTTTTTTTGGAATCGGTTTATCTGTTTCTGACCAAGTGATTCGCGCTTCTAACTTTCGATCTGTAGACGAAAGACAAATCATCATTTATGCATTATCTGCTTCTAACTATTCAACTCTCCTTACTCGATTAAATCAGGGGGATATCTATGATACAGCAGTCCAAAAAAGAAGGGACGTCTTCCATTCTACTTCCGGAGATTTGAATCTTTTTTTCCACTTCCAACCAAATGATCCAATGGATCCATATATCCGAGTAGGTGGTGGTGCAGGATATGAACGATTGTTTGGAGGTGGAACCAATCGCATATTTGGTGCTGTTGGTTTGAGGTATCATTTCGACAGTCATTTTTTTGTGAATGCTGAATTAGAACATTCTAATGTTTATATTGTGAATTATAGTGCCCCCAGTTCTGGCCATAGGAACAAAGGGAATTTTGAAGAAACATATTACAAAATAGGTTTAGGGGTGAGTTTTTCTACGTTAGGTGATGTGAAGCCAGCGTTAGAGACAAAACCAAATTCTGTCATTGATTTTGTAGGTTCTGAAATTCCGATTCAATCCAAAGAACCGATAGTGGAAAGTAAATTGGAGAGATTTGTTTTTCTTGCAAGTGAGATATTTGATTTGCCCACCAGCAGAATCCATTTAGAAGGGAGAGCTCGTTTAGATGCCATTGCCCGCAGTTTAGAAAATGAGTATAAGGACTATGACGTCCTCGTGATTACTTATACCAGTCCGTTTCGGGAAGATGTTCCAGGAAATTATGAAAACTACGACCTAGGTTTTGAGCGTTCCCAAGCCATCTCAAGGATCTTAAGAGATAAGGGGGTGAGTCCGAGGCGGATCATAGACTCCACCCAGGGTTCTTCTCTTTATACCGTTGAATCAAAAGAAAAGGTTGTCATTGAGCTTCGAAAGAAGGTGAAATAA